ttcacaggttttgtaaaaataaaaggctctattcatcacatcaaagacatttgactcaccatatgacatttttccatagttttaatacagaattttttttaaattttttatgaattcgtttatttttacaggctcagttacataagtttaaaggagctgaATTCTTAACTAAACATCTTAactatatctatatatctatgataaattttccttaattctattgttaataaggtagaaaaccgattactcgcggtagactcgagtttagaagggtgacatatttttatcaggaataggatgggatataaggatatgttgataaTGTTCACACTCCCACTCTTACTCACACTCATCAcattcaattcttaaacctatcttataactACTATGTATTCACATTTCAActaaatacagaaaagttattatatttagtttataccAATACACAtcacgttagaccagcgatactcaacctgcggcccggcagactttctggttgacccatctggtgtgtatgaagtctggaactcatacacataaagtctgcttcatttaatattggaacacaaacaattgcgtgtagttcagtcatttattaacgaattcataatttgtttttcatacaaatgtagcattttctttactctttcataaaaaaaaaattaaaaaattattcattgctgtttcgaagaaattctcgtacttttcccgtaatacggcacattggcggcgcacacccttttcgtccaccgttttggcgatttgattccaccagttcttcatttgagtcatgttcctaacaagttttccctttgccttaagcctccgcttcgtgattgcccagtatttctctatcggccggaactggggacagtttggggggttgaggtccttcggtattacgcagaccccgttcgttgcgtaccattccataaccgttttgctgtaatggcagcttgcgaggtccggccaaaacattactggacggtcgtgggcacgaataaacggcagaatccgtttctgtaggcactcttttttgtagacttctgatgtcattgtcttgtcagtgagaaagactttggttttctgtccacaactgcatatcccctgccaaatcatgtacttgcgggcgaatttatccgcaaacacgaacttaaattttgcaggtacatgcccccgagccgtcgccaaataaaatttttgacctgggatttgcccaaagtccgccttcacgtaggtctcatcgtccatcagaatacatccgtcgaacttggtcagcacttggtcgtacagctttcgagcacggattctggccacattgttctgcttcagcgtccgatttggctgtttgctggctcggaatgaccttattccttcccggagacgaattcgtcacaccgtactgtgagcggcctggaacttattggccaaatcgcggtctgaaagattgggattcctcttgacggccttgatgactttcccacgcagtttccggtcgacagttccactccgacgcttcgaatgcggcttccgagccgtcgtcaatgttttcttgtactgcttgataacacacCATACGgtatttttgggcattttaagctgtttagctagcttagatgccgacaacaatggattttcaagaaaactgtgcacaattttatctctccgttcggcttccatggcggttgtttacaaaatgctatcgtttggtgttatgtcCGTCCCTCCTAGTgtacggatttggaaacttttttcacccacgtgtcgggaaattcattacctttcaccatgtatttatgtcataacaccaaacgatagcattttgtaaacaaccgccatggaagccgaacggagggATAAAATTGAGCACAgttgagcaaaagaatttgttccaatattaaatgaagcagactttaagtacttttgccctgacatcattgcagacgaaagagaggatacgattattcacaattaatgaaaaattaagggaaaaatctggaacaaaaattgtctctgatatttattttctgttatggataagattgttttgctgaaatttaAGGAGATTTATAGGAAAattgttaagttagggtcaggacgatgtcttctaagtatttaaaaaacatcgaataacattttttattctattttcaacaacttacatttgctttcgggtctgatTATGACGAAAtgtgggttactgttcgatattgttaccacagacatggttcacggccgtgtggtgatctaaagcTTGTATAGCCTttcatggcggatggaaaatatacactgcattttcttataaatttcaccaacgacaagaccgcaagccctggtggatgtccaacatatcaacgaagaaatactgatttttataaaaattaacaacgcgtatgtatgtgtatgtatgtatgtgtagatcgttgaaacatttaaacacacttacaacacataagtaattttttattttacgattaacatattcactagaaatattttttatggcagaacaacgtttgtcggGTTTATATACAGAaattccatgcaaaaccgatatagggttctcagaatttcgtcaaaagtggtaattttgttttttatcacaaaacattagacacgtattttttacttttttcagttcggtgcccatttccattttaaggtggtccgaaaaataatttttttccactttttcccaaaaatgacaaatgaaaatcataacttttgaatcactgaaccgatttagatgatcgacatataaaattgaaactaatgacctagcctttcaaaaaaaaaaaaaattaaattaatagctttcaatataaaaaaattaaattaatagctttcaataaaaaatattaaaaaatatagcgccctctagtccgaagtcataataaaataaaaaacgactacaatcaataattacgaaaataggatccatattatctgcaagttcaatatttctcaattaaagctcatcggcttcaatttgatgtgtcgatcatctaaatcggttaagtggttcgaaagttataaatttttgaaaaaagtcattttgggaaaaagtggaaaaaatgattttttggatcaccctaaaatggaaatgggcaccctaatgaaaaaataaaaaaaatacgagtctaatgttttgcgatgaagaacaagattaccacttttgacgaagatctgagaaccactatattggtttggcatggaatggctgtatatatatatatatatatatacaagatacaatcttacgtgcatcgcaatgtacaaagtattaatgaatatgtgaaaattaacgttaaaagacatgtctatagatctgcacacttttacagacttttccacattttttacagacattcacatgttttacagacttttttttaaatcatctggcatctcttccttccactttttatcgaatattttcaaatcgcaggtgtAAACAtgtacgtgactctgacttcgtttgtttttaattcgttcgggaaaacgttatgtcaaagaaaggggacattaaaaatacgttgctcagtgaaaagctgagatgctctttcagagatgcaatggttaattaaacaattgacggaaaaatgtagttcgttctttttataatttctattatttttgcccttgacaacaatacctcttttatagtgttgattatcatatgaaaaataacactcctgatcgttggatctcttttgacatttcaattggatcttttttgacagccgttttgattcagttcgcactacctaggttgcaagtcatgggctttggcatgaagagtcgcactggaagccttatagcgaattcgttcttgttcagtttcaaccccagtgccgcactaactgctgtcaaaacgtttttttattcactcagtttcgcactcagtgtcgcactagttcgccccgaaagctgttagtttcgcactgagatgtttcacgggttggcactcgggttcaccaatacaactatactgaactgtcaagttccgagtattgttttggaaaatctaaaaatagagactatgaaaatggaaaacctgctgctcttgcttttgtattatttgaatcggaatccaattcggattcggattttgaagagtatattcgtgtagacggcattaagctccgtgtgctttcattgggaggcgaaaattattatggatattcaggaggaataaacatgctctcaaaatcaaaattaggaatgaaaatttactttaacgtatcgaatatttattttatgtgatgaaataagagggttttttttccgatatcacagaaacattgaacgaaaactgtgtctaatgatgattttatattataatagtatttatttgtggaacaaacaggaaatgcatcgacaaatgattaagtgagtgtcaggactacatgtgttaggtaatcaaacaatatgaagtaaaaattttcattcaaacttttatatttttacactgcacttggcccttctgatcttatagagaatactttacctcccaagcactaatatatccaccagacgtcgacactgtacatttgtcgtcgcaaatataaacaaatcagactatacaacgcacaccaacaaaccaccgcattcgtgaaactgaaaacgtttttttattacagagtcagtgtggcaGTGTggtattacagagtcagttttaaaaacgaattcgctattaatttatccaccataatCTCTAAAGGTTACAGTATACATATTTTAAACCGCATCAGCAACTGAGTCCGACTCAGCGCATCGAATGCCAAAATAGGCGACAAAAATCTCTCTGTAGCATCAATGAGCGATtgttttcaaggaaaaaaaaatctcgatccTCTGAAGTGATTTTACTTTTGAATTTTGTATGAAGCAAAACAATTGTGTGTGGGCATgctttcaatttttgataatttgaaCAATTTATGGATTAAGAATGTGTAATgtttaacatatcaaacaattctcagagaatttcctATCCGATctgtatgcaaatcatcaacttCCGTTGGCAGCAGAAATAGATATCaacgttaaaattatttcataaaaacgtggcaTGTTTTCTGTTTTGGCTCCCTTATTGAAGAACGTTGTTTTGACGTACGACTAGTTGATTCAAGTGAATTACAGGAGGCTAAATTTatcaaaactttgaaaaaccttTATGATACTGCGTTGGAGTACATTGAAAATGGAATACTAGTCTAGGAGAAACATAACAGTATTATAGTAAACTCTATTCATGAATTGCCAGAGATTCAAAGTGGCgtaagtaaaaaaaagttcCTGTTCATATAGATTAATCAATGGGACAACAAAGTTGGAACATATAATCCGTACCAGTTGAAATCGTCGTGTATTTTCggaaaaggaaaacaaatttctgaaaTTGAAGGAATACATGAAGCTTACtgattatattttgtgtttGGCTGGTAGTAGTTTTTGTACGATGGTCAATTTTTGGACAACAGAAAAGTTTCGACATAAACgttatgaaaattgtcaaaccAAAGTTtgatctggaatgtgacaacttttatgaaaaaaatcccgAAAATCATATCCTTTTCCGCAAATTGTCTTCAACATCTAAATTTTTCTTCTTTGTAGAGACCAAAGCAGGAACATCTAAGAACGTTTGATTGATTGGTTTTATTCtcggttttatttatttattaaaattattcaaaaaaaaaatgttttgtttttttgggtttacgtgtcccgtttttattcctgaactatttgttATGTTATACTCGGTTGATCATAACCGCATTTCGAGCTGGGTTTCATTCGGGGGACTGGAatggttattaaaaaaaaactcgaggcctttattttgtttgtgagaatttttatttattttacatatTGTGAAACCAGCGATTGATATACATATCTAAACGTGTTACGATTATTCGCGTATTTAAGCAGCATAATATTCCCACAATTCTTACGAAACATTATTTGCAATATAGTTGCGTTGAATGTTGATTAAATGTACCTGGCCACTATATACCGATggggtaaaataaaatatacgATATTTTGAGTTCCGATAAGTTGATAACTGTTTTGTTGATTGACTTGTGCATACCgagtaaaaaatatgtatttagtCAGAACAAAAAATTGTACAAGCCTAACAGTAAACATGCAATAAACTATTCTCAAGTACATTTTACGTGATGGGTTGAAACACCTAATAATTaaacaaaatcacaattttcaggtTTCACTTCGATGATTATCAAAACAGGtattgtttgtatgtatgatttGCTTATGGAATGCTTACAAACTACCTCCGTGAAAGGAAACGATTACGAAATGGAAGATTGTGAAGTGAACACTTATTTTTATCATCGAGATAGTTGAGAACATTTTGAAATCTGATTCTCTTTGTTTTTCTATATTTGGTTAGAATAATCTTAGTGATGTTGATGGcgtattttcaagtttttggtcATGTttctttaaagtttttttttcattgatttaatTAGACCTAATATAGTAAATCTGTCACGCATAATCAACATCATCACATATTATTTGGTTTCTATATTATACAGCTCTGAACATTATGTTGTGCATTCCAGACAAATATCAGACGAAATGAATGCAATAATGGGACCCTTATAAAAACATCATCGTATTAAAATGCTTTTAACTGTGTTCGATATTTTTTGGACTAGTAGTAGATGGAATCAAATCGTTGAGACGTTCTTTCGAATTCTCAATTCCAAATGTAGTATTTATGATCCCTCAGTGTGTTAGAACTCATCTGTGAGAATAACGAAACATGGTTCGGAATGACTTCATTTTAAGTTACCGGAATGTTGCTTCGCCAACAGCCCTAAGTGTTGAATCGACTAAATTCTAGTAGTTCAGCATTCTGCAGAGGTTCGGTTTCGGTTTCGGACATTATTTGTTTTAACCATTGTTGGATTTGCGTCGTGTGTTCCTGGGATGTATGTTCTGCCGGATCTTGTCCGGCTGCGTTGGACATGGGTGATGCGAGGGTAAATAGATTGCCCAGGACTTTAGTAAGGTTGTCGTCTGGTTGGGGAAGATTCAGAACAGCTCGCAATTCAGCCACGGTCATTGGTAATGTTTGTGATTTACTGCCGGATGTACTGGCGGAATTATCCGCATTGGGCGAAGAGGTTGATGATTCTGTGTCAGTCACAGAGTCCGAACAATTTAAATTCAAAGCCTTTGGGGAAACATTGGCAATGCTTGCTTGTAGGATATGCTGACGGAGGATTTTGTTTTCCGTTATAAGCCTTTTATAAAATCCACATTCAGGGCTCCCCTCCTCGGATGGACACCTGGGAATAGTAGGTTTGGTCTCCTGTTTCGAAACAGGTGTATCGGGGCATGCATTGATGGTTAAATTAGTTACATTCTTTAAGTTAATTGTGCCACCGAAATTGTTCATAGTCAAATTGGATATATTCTGCATTTTGTTCTCCACATGATCACTTTTCCTAACTAGTTGGCTGAATTCCGTGCCACTATTGGAACTAGCACTACCGTTATATCTACCATTCTTCTCAAGATCTGTCTGAGAAGCTTTAGTAAACATTTGATATTGCTTGGCTATTATCATAGAATTATCAATTCCACTTTCTTCACCCTGATTTATGTTGTTATTAATGCTATTATCAACAGCTTCCTCGTCATCTCCGTCTTGTATTGGAACGGAGCTTGTGGCGCACATTGCTCGATTGCgagtatttgttacattaatTTTGGCTCGCTCCAGCTCATCCTTTAAGTCCAAACCGACATTTGCATTAAAACTCGAATCGATCAATTCTTTGCTTTCATTCAGTGCTAAATTTATAATGGATTCGCGAACCATTTCTGCTCCTTCCTTTATGAGGCTTCTGTTGTTGAAAAATTCAACCACAATTTCTTCGCTTTCAGGATTTTCCCTTTCTTCCTCCCCGATTCCTTTTCGGCATGTTTTATGCATCAGGTCATGATCATCAACAGGCAGGATGTAATCCTCATTCTCATAGTGATCCTTcaaaattatgttgaaattatctATGTTATACTttccatatgttcgaattttgcCAATCAAGTCCTCCTCCCCGATATCAACAAATTTGATATTATCGAACTGGTACGTGACATGGTGGGATTGGTGCACTACCACCGAGAGTTGCCTCAGAAGTAACTTCTCCCTCAAATCTAGTGCCTTGCGAATGCGATCGAATGATTTGGTTACTTGTTCCTTCAGCTGGGAATTGATGGGACATTAGAAACTATAGCCTTCTCTCGAGAAAATATGACACGAACCTTTTCCGAAAATGCATTGTTTCTGTTGTTGTCCATCACCGTACCTAAAATCTTCCAGCATTAGTGGAGGATGCGTTTCTTGAAAATATATCTCAATGACAATTACACTTCTTCAACATGCTTATAAAATAAATACGTTTGTCAAACTAAGGTCATGATGTTTCAATATTTGGTTGTCTCATTATACGAGAGGATATTTTAGACGACTTCTTGAAAACAGCTGATTCCCCGAGTCCCTTTGTTCATGGGGGGCATCCACAAAACACGTAAAAAATTTAGGAGttgggatacaaaaaaaaacccgttgtaaagtaaatgattttggtttgtccagtcgaaaatacccagcaaacattaaatcgtataattttgcacgtgccaagtcttacacgaaatccgaataaatcataatcgcatataatatcaatcaaagtatgtatcgtgtatatttgaaatcgcataaaatgtaaaaattcgattttatataccattatcaaattaagtcgcaattcggtataataaacatcaattttatgatgtacattgtcgtaaaatatatttaatccgcatcatatgcgtatattaagctgatgcagtttgtgtgtcgtacaaccgtataatttaaatcgattcagtactatagtaaatcgtgttgcatgctgaagaaaatcatgaaacagtaaatcatattagatcctaataaagaacatattacatcatattgaaatgtcaatgaaatgctgatgcactcgaatgttttaaccgctgttgaattaaatttcagatagccgcgcgagataacTGGTGGATAATAATCCAGACGTCCGAAATTCGAactcacatcggagcagtttccaccaaacatcaatttgtgccattttaaacattcatgttccactcccaacacaagtcaatcgaacaattattatttctacaaacataaatactcatatataaaaatggcgaatcgtgaggctataataaacatttcacgaaaatatgctgcgccatttgtttttttttctatgtctgtaataaatcgtatatgagtatggcaaaagtcgtatttggtgctttgacaattcttgcgtaacttttgaaaaggtcctatgtaacattcacatcaactcgagaaaaacggagttgaagatcggaatattgttccgcgaattgtttcaaaaggaatcgatctttatcactatttttaccactagcagtcaataataactct
The Toxorhynchites rutilus septentrionalis strain SRP chromosome 2, ASM2978413v1, whole genome shotgun sequence genome window above contains:
- the LOC129767413 gene encoding uncharacterized protein LOC129767413, with the protein product MDNNRNNAFSEKLKEQVTKSFDRIRKALDLREKLLLRQLSVVVHQSHHVTYQFDNIKFVDIGEEDLIGKIRTYGKYNIDNFNIILKDHYENEDYILPVDDHDLMHKTCRKGIGEEERENPESEEIVVEFFNNRSLIKEGAEMVRESIINLALNESKELIDSSFNANVGLDLKDELERAKINVTNTRNRAMCATSSVPIQDGDDEEAVDNSINNNINQGEESGIDNSMIIAKQYQMFTKASQTDLEKNGRYNGSASSNSGTEFSQLVRKSDHVENKMQNISNLTMNNFGGTINLKNVTNLTINACPDTPVSKQETKPTIPRCPSEEGSPECGFYKRLITENKILRQHILQASIANVSPKALNLNCSDSVTDTESSTSSPNADNSASTSGSKSQTLPMTVAELRAVLNLPQPDDNLTKVLGNLFTLASPMSNAAGQDPAEHTSQEHTTQIQQWLKQIMSETETEPLQNAELLEFSRFNT